From a region of the Rouxiella sp. S1S-2 genome:
- the rlmB gene encoding 23S rRNA (guanosine(2251)-2'-O)-methyltransferase RlmB has product MSEIIYGIHSVKALLDNDPQRFLEVFILKGRDDKRLKPLIDELESSGIVIQVASRQWLDDKSEGAVHQGIIARVKEGRQYQENDLPALLESLESPFLLVLDGVTDPHNLGACLRTADAAGVHAVIVPRDRSAKLNATAKKVASGAAENVPLINVTNLARTLRVLQEHNVWIVGTAGEADHTLFQSKMTGPMALVMGAEGEGMRRLTRDHCDELISIPMAGSVSSLNVSVATGVCLFEAVRQRAVKAKG; this is encoded by the coding sequence ATGAGCGAAATTATTTACGGTATTCACTCCGTTAAAGCCTTACTTGACAACGATCCGCAGCGCTTTCTGGAAGTGTTTATTCTGAAAGGCCGTGACGATAAACGCCTGAAGCCGCTGATCGACGAGCTGGAATCTAGCGGCATCGTGATTCAGGTTGCCAGCCGTCAGTGGCTGGACGACAAGTCTGAAGGCGCGGTCCATCAGGGGATCATTGCGCGGGTAAAAGAGGGGCGTCAATATCAGGAAAACGATCTGCCGGCTCTGCTTGAGAGTCTGGAGTCGCCCTTCCTGCTGGTGCTTGATGGCGTAACCGACCCGCATAATCTGGGCGCCTGCCTGCGTACTGCTGATGCAGCCGGTGTTCATGCGGTAATTGTGCCTCGCGATCGTTCTGCCAAGCTGAATGCCACGGCGAAAAAAGTGGCCAGCGGCGCGGCTGAAAACGTGCCCTTGATTAACGTCACTAATCTGGCACGCACCTTACGCGTGTTGCAGGAGCACAACGTCTGGATCGTTGGCACCGCCGGTGAAGCCGACCACACCTTGTTCCAAAGCAAAATGACCGGCCCGATGGCGCTGGTGATGGGCGCTGAAGGCGAAGGTATGCGTCGTCTGACGCGTGACCACTGCGATGAACTTATTAGCATCCCTATGGCCGGTTCTGTTTCATCACTGAACGTCTCGGTGGCAACCGGTGTATGCCTGTTTGAAGCGGTTCGTCAGCGTGCAGTCAAAGCCAAAGGCTGA
- the bsmA gene encoding biofilm peroxide resistance protein BsmA has protein sequence MKMTLCNIRRVLGAAVLLSALSACSVFETTPMPPPAPTSHAQEVVRAQTTTLTKIGTVSADALGSPMDVERAIKHKADEAGAHYYLILLVSDSIRPGRWYSEAILYK, from the coding sequence ATGAAAATGACCTTGTGCAATATCAGGCGCGTACTTGGCGCAGCCGTGTTACTCAGCGCATTGAGCGCCTGCAGCGTTTTTGAAACCACGCCGATGCCGCCTCCTGCGCCGACCAGCCACGCGCAGGAAGTGGTCAGAGCGCAAACCACTACCCTGACCAAGATAGGCACGGTTTCTGCCGATGCATTGGGCAGCCCGATGGACGTTGAGCGGGCGATTAAACACAAGGCCGACGAAGCGGGTGCACACTACTACCTGATTCTGCTGGTCAGTGACAGTATTCGTCCGGGGCGCTGGTACTCGGAAGCCATCCTTTATAAATAA
- the rpsF gene encoding 30S ribosomal protein S6 — protein sequence MRHYEIVFMVHPDQSEQVPGMIERYSAVITNAAGQIHRLEDWGRRQLAYPINKLHKAHYVLLNVEAPQEAIDELETNFRFNDAVIRSMVMRTKHAVTEASPMVKAKDERRERREDFAEANDDSEAGDSEE from the coding sequence ATGCGTCATTACGAAATCGTATTTATGGTTCACCCTGACCAGAGCGAACAGGTTCCGGGCATGATCGAGCGTTACAGTGCTGTAATCACTAACGCTGCGGGTCAGATTCACCGTCTGGAAGACTGGGGTCGTCGTCAGCTGGCTTACCCGATCAATAAACTGCACAAAGCCCACTACGTTCTGCTGAACGTTGAAGCTCCGCAGGAAGCGATCGATGAGCTGGAAACTAACTTCCGCTTCAACGACGCCGTTATCCGTAGCATGGTTATGCGCACTAAACACGCCGTAACTGAAGCTTCACCAATGGTTAAAGCGAAAGACGAACGCCGTGAGCGTCGTGAAGATTTCGCCGAAGCTAACGATGATTCCGAAGCTGGGGATTCTGAAGAGTAA
- the priB gene encoding primosomal replication protein N: MTNRLELSGTVCKTPIRKVSPSGIPHCQFVLEHRSQQQEAGFNRQAWCRMPVVVSGHQSQALTHSITVGTQLTVSGFISCHQGRNGLNKVVLHAEQIDLIDSGD; the protein is encoded by the coding sequence ATGACTAATCGCCTGGAGCTGTCTGGCACTGTGTGCAAGACCCCCATTCGTAAAGTCAGTCCATCGGGTATTCCTCACTGCCAGTTTGTGCTTGAGCATCGCTCGCAGCAACAGGAAGCCGGATTTAACCGACAAGCATGGTGCAGAATGCCCGTGGTTGTTAGTGGACATCAGTCACAAGCATTAACTCACAGTATAACGGTCGGCACGCAACTCACTGTTTCCGGATTCATTAGCTGCCATCAAGGTCGCAATGGACTGAACAAAGTGGTGTTACATGCCGAGCAGATTGATTT
- a CDS encoding isovaleryl-CoA dehydrogenase translates to MNWETHRVFNQPKPLNNSNLFLSDTALREAVVRQHAGWDLEVLASLGQQLGSAESLELGRLANANPPDLLRFEPTGEPLDDVRFHPAWHLLMQGLVANRVHNLSWEEDARIGSYVARAARFVLHAQVEAGTLCPVTMTHGAIPLLQQSLPAEFSGWLTPLLSDRYDAHLLSGDKKRGLLIGMGMTEKQGGSDVLSNTTIATAVDGRGPGKPYRLVGHKWFFSVPQSDAHLVLAQTEGGLSCFFLPRVLPDGERNRVRIQRLKDKLGNRSNASSEVEFFDAVGWLLGDEGEGVRHILKMGGHTRFDCALGSHAMMRRAFSVALYHAFQRQVFGKPLIEQPLMRQVLSRMALRLEGQTALLFRLAHARASVNDAHEQVISRLLTPAAKFEICRQGIPFVAEAMEVLGGIGYCEESELPRLYREMPVNSIWEGSGNVMCLDVLRSLKKMPSAVEEVQHRLHQSRGQNRLFDKAVRQFAQRLKRADEGLGRVIASQLFNLYAAAEMLEYSSPPLADAWCRMTLDDRGDSQIDDRLCQQLLERAIGAQ, encoded by the coding sequence ATGAATTGGGAAACTCATCGGGTTTTTAATCAACCCAAGCCTTTAAACAACAGTAATCTCTTCCTTTCTGATACAGCGTTGCGCGAAGCCGTGGTTCGTCAACATGCTGGCTGGGACCTGGAGGTACTCGCCTCGCTGGGCCAGCAGCTGGGCTCGGCAGAGTCGCTGGAGCTGGGGCGCCTGGCCAATGCTAATCCACCTGATTTGCTGCGCTTCGAGCCAACCGGAGAGCCGCTGGACGACGTGCGTTTTCATCCCGCCTGGCATCTGCTGATGCAGGGTCTGGTGGCCAATCGAGTGCATAATCTCTCGTGGGAAGAGGACGCGCGCATTGGCTCGTACGTGGCACGCGCTGCCCGCTTTGTGCTGCACGCGCAGGTTGAGGCCGGCACGCTTTGCCCCGTCACCATGACACACGGTGCTATTCCGTTGTTGCAGCAGAGTTTGCCTGCCGAGTTCAGCGGTTGGCTTACGCCGCTGCTTTCAGACCGCTATGACGCACATTTGCTTTCCGGTGATAAAAAACGCGGGCTGCTGATTGGCATGGGCATGACGGAGAAGCAGGGCGGTTCGGACGTGCTCAGTAATACCACTATTGCTACCGCCGTCGACGGGCGCGGACCGGGCAAACCCTATCGACTGGTCGGGCACAAGTGGTTTTTCTCTGTCCCGCAGAGTGACGCGCATCTGGTGTTGGCCCAGACGGAAGGCGGACTTTCCTGCTTCTTTTTACCCCGAGTTCTGCCCGACGGTGAGCGTAATCGCGTGCGTATTCAGCGTCTGAAAGACAAGCTGGGGAATCGCTCCAACGCCAGCAGTGAGGTTGAATTCTTCGACGCCGTCGGTTGGCTGCTGGGCGATGAGGGCGAGGGCGTGCGGCACATCCTAAAAATGGGCGGGCACACGCGGTTCGATTGCGCACTTGGCAGCCACGCGATGATGCGCCGCGCGTTCTCCGTCGCGCTTTATCACGCCTTCCAGCGCCAGGTTTTCGGCAAGCCGCTGATTGAACAGCCGTTGATGCGCCAGGTGCTGAGTCGAATGGCGCTGCGCCTGGAGGGACAGACCGCGTTATTGTTCCGTTTGGCCCACGCCCGCGCCAGCGTGAACGATGCGCACGAACAGGTAATTAGCCGTTTACTTACTCCCGCCGCCAAGTTCGAAATTTGCCGCCAGGGGATCCCCTTTGTGGCTGAGGCGATGGAAGTCCTGGGCGGGATTGGCTACTGCGAAGAAAGTGAACTGCCACGGCTGTATCGCGAAATGCCGGTCAACAGCATTTGGGAAGGGTCAGGCAACGTCATGTGCCTTGACGTGCTGCGCAGCCTGAAAAAGATGCCGTCGGCGGTTGAGGAGGTGCAACACCGGTTGCATCAGTCGCGCGGGCAGAACCGCTTGTTTGATAAAGCGGTACGGCAGTTTGCCCAACGGCTGAAAAGGGCAGACGAAGGGCTAGGGCGCGTCATCGCCAGTCAACTGTTTAACCTGTATGCCGCGGCTGAAATGCTGGAATACTCGTCGCCCCCGCTGGCCGATGCCTGGTGCCGTATGACGCTGGACGATCGCGGTGACAGCCAGATTGATGACCGGCTTTGCCAGCAGCTTCTCGAGCGAGCTATCGGTGCACAGTAG
- the yjfP gene encoding esterase: MVEMYEEDVEGIQLIHAVPVGKYHDLLPTVFFYHGFTSSKEIYSYFGYMLAKAGYRVILPDALMHGARAEPDEGVLLNNFWRILQTNVTDLALLKETFVARGLADENRLGVGGVSMGGMTTMAALVHFPWVKVAANLMGSGYFSSLADHLYPSFGADTGLTREAFERETELLLSLDIRDKTALIASKPLLVWHGEQDDVVPFDESARLRQTLEAYNDAANLTFISEPAAKHRVSVYASIRTTEFFTTHL; the protein is encoded by the coding sequence ATGGTTGAGATGTATGAGGAAGACGTTGAAGGTATTCAGCTTATCCACGCGGTGCCTGTCGGGAAATATCATGACTTACTGCCCACCGTATTCTTCTACCACGGATTTACCTCGTCGAAAGAGATTTACTCCTACTTTGGATACATGCTGGCAAAAGCCGGTTATCGGGTCATTTTACCCGATGCGTTGATGCACGGCGCCCGTGCCGAGCCTGACGAAGGCGTGTTGCTCAATAACTTCTGGCGCATTTTACAAACGAATGTCACCGACCTCGCGCTGCTGAAAGAGACCTTTGTTGCCCGCGGCCTGGCCGATGAAAATCGCCTTGGTGTCGGCGGTGTATCGATGGGCGGTATGACCACCATGGCGGCTCTGGTTCACTTTCCGTGGGTAAAAGTGGCGGCCAATTTAATGGGATCTGGCTATTTTTCCTCGCTGGCTGACCATCTTTATCCCTCGTTTGGCGCAGATACTGGTCTGACGCGTGAGGCATTTGAGCGAGAAACCGAACTTCTGCTAAGTCTGGATATCCGCGATAAAACCGCGCTTATCGCCAGCAAGCCGCTGTTGGTCTGGCACGGTGAGCAGGATGACGTTGTGCCGTTCGATGAAAGTGCCAGGCTCAGGCAGACGCTTGAAGCGTATAACGACGCGGCTAACCTGACTTTTATTAGTGAACCTGCAGCCAAACATCGAGTCTCGGTTTACGCCTCAATCCGCACCACTGAATTTTTCACCACCCATCTTTAA